One genomic region from Gammaproteobacteria bacterium encodes:
- a CDS encoding DUF2065 domain-containing protein → MWHDLLTAIALVLVLEGIMPFISPDGLRKALIAAAGLNDAILRFIGLTSMLLGLLLLYFLR, encoded by the coding sequence ATGTGGCATGACCTGCTGACGGCGATTGCTCTGGTCTTGGTTTTAGAGGGAATTATGCCGTTTATCAGCCCGGACGGCTTACGCAAGGCGTTGATCGCGGCGGCCGGATTAAACGATGCTATCTTGCGCTTTATTGGGTTGACCAGCATGCTACTGGGTCTGCTGCTACTGTAT